A region of Chitinophaga horti DNA encodes the following proteins:
- the ggt gene encoding gamma-glutamyltransferase: MRNIVFAFSILVCSLPAMAQDQAFNYTVQKSVTARQGAVASAHPLASLAGLKMLQQGGNAVDAAIATQLALAVVYPSAGNLGGGGFLVAHLANGKELAIDYREKAPGRAHRDMYLDDKGAPIVKLSLDGHHAAGVPGTVAGLFASLPYGKLKMAQLIAPAIELADKGFVITAAEARSLNNLRKDFENLNTRPVAFVKQNEWKAGDTLIQKDLARTLRLIRDKGAAGFYQGETADKIVAEMQRGKGIISKADLKAYKAATRIPLRFPYKGYTILTMPLPSSGGVILQQLLGMTEKYPLAQYGFHSIAAVHLMVEAERRAYADRAEFLGDPDFVKVPVKAITQPQYLASRMQDFNPQQASSSTKIKAGQPKESEETTHLSVTDAQGNAVSVTTTLNGGYGSRVVVGGAGFILNNEMDDFSVKPGSPNMYGLLGTEANAIAPGKRMLSSMTPTIVLQGNRPYMVTGTPGGSTIITSMFQTIVNVLDFGLSESDAVNKPKFHHQWQPETVYVEKGFPDSTVAGLKKMGHKVDNRNAIGRVELITIKNGRITAVADNRGDDSAAGY, from the coding sequence ATGCGCAACATTGTATTTGCCTTTTCCATCCTCGTATGTTCCCTCCCGGCCATGGCGCAGGACCAGGCCTTTAACTATACGGTACAGAAGTCCGTTACCGCCCGTCAGGGTGCGGTGGCCAGTGCGCATCCGCTTGCCAGCCTGGCCGGACTCAAGATGTTGCAACAAGGCGGCAATGCCGTCGATGCGGCTATTGCCACCCAACTGGCGCTGGCCGTGGTATACCCTTCTGCCGGCAATCTTGGCGGCGGTGGTTTCCTGGTAGCGCATCTGGCCAATGGAAAAGAATTAGCGATCGATTATCGGGAAAAGGCCCCCGGCCGCGCGCACCGCGATATGTACCTCGATGATAAAGGCGCTCCGATCGTAAAGTTAAGTCTCGACGGACATCATGCCGCAGGCGTACCCGGCACCGTCGCCGGTTTGTTCGCGTCGCTTCCTTATGGTAAACTGAAGATGGCGCAACTCATCGCGCCGGCCATTGAACTGGCGGACAAAGGTTTTGTGATTACCGCAGCGGAGGCCCGGTCATTGAACAATTTACGTAAAGACTTCGAAAACCTTAATACGCGTCCCGTCGCTTTTGTAAAGCAAAACGAATGGAAGGCCGGCGATACGCTAATACAAAAAGACCTGGCCCGCACGCTCCGACTCATCCGCGACAAAGGCGCCGCAGGCTTTTACCAGGGCGAGACGGCGGATAAGATCGTAGCCGAGATGCAGCGTGGCAAAGGCATCATCAGTAAAGCTGATTTAAAAGCTTACAAGGCCGCTACGCGCATACCATTGCGCTTTCCCTACAAAGGCTATACGATCCTCACTATGCCTCTGCCCAGCAGCGGCGGTGTGATCTTACAACAGCTGTTAGGCATGACGGAAAAGTATCCGCTGGCGCAATACGGCTTTCACAGCATAGCAGCCGTACACCTGATGGTGGAAGCGGAAAGACGCGCCTACGCCGACCGTGCCGAGTTCCTGGGCGACCCCGACTTTGTGAAGGTGCCCGTAAAAGCCATCACGCAGCCGCAGTACCTCGCCTCACGCATGCAGGACTTTAACCCGCAGCAGGCCAGCTCCAGCACCAAGATTAAAGCGGGTCAGCCGAAAGAAAGCGAAGAGACGACCCACCTGAGCGTGACAGATGCACAAGGCAATGCCGTATCGGTTACGACTACACTTAACGGCGGCTACGGCAGCCGCGTAGTGGTAGGTGGCGCGGGCTTTATCCTCAATAATGAAATGGACGATTTTTCTGTAAAACCAGGCAGCCCGAATATGTACGGACTACTGGGCACAGAGGCCAACGCTATAGCACCAGGCAAACGGATGCTCAGCTCCATGACGCCGACTATTGTACTGCAGGGCAACCGGCCGTACATGGTAACTGGCACGCCGGGCGGATCTACCATCATCACCTCCATGTTCCAGACGATCGTGAACGTGCTTGATTTTGGATTGAGTGAAAGCGACGCCGTGAATAAGCCTAAGTTCCATCACCAATGGCAGCCGGAGACCGTATACGTAGAAAAGGGCTTCCCAGACAGCACCGTGGCGGGATTGAAGAAGATGGGCCATAAGGTGGACAATCGAAACGCCATTGGCAGAGTAGAACTGATAACGATTAAAAACGGCCGCATCACCGCCGTGGCCGATAACCGCGGCGACGACAGTGCAGCAGGCTATTAA
- a CDS encoding DUF1572 domain-containing protein yields MTTGQLFLESVTKRFLTYKTLGEKTFEQLSDEQLCWEPPGYPNSIYVIVKHVSGNMCSRFTDFLTTDGEKPGRQRDEEFKPGIASRAEIIGLWDKGWDVLLNTLRSLTDEDLAKTVTIRGEPHSVIDAINRQLGHYPYHVGQIVYLGKIMQQENWRSLSIPVGQSEQFNKEKFGR; encoded by the coding sequence ATGACAACCGGACAACTATTCCTGGAGAGTGTGACCAAACGTTTCTTAACGTACAAAACACTGGGCGAAAAAACATTTGAACAACTGAGTGACGAGCAGCTTTGCTGGGAGCCACCCGGCTATCCCAACAGCATTTACGTGATCGTGAAACACGTGAGCGGCAATATGTGTTCACGTTTTACTGACTTCCTCACCACCGATGGAGAAAAGCCCGGCCGGCAGCGGGATGAAGAGTTTAAACCTGGCATTGCCAGTCGCGCCGAGATCATCGGCTTATGGGATAAAGGATGGGACGTATTGCTCAACACCCTGCGCAGTCTGACCGACGAAGACCTGGCCAAAACAGTAACCATCCGCGGCGAACCCCATTCCGTGATCGACGCGATCAACCGGCAGCTGGGCCACTACCCTTACCATGTGGGCCAGATCGTGTACCTTGGTAAAATAATGCAGCAGGAAAACTGGCGCAGCCTGTCCATTCCCGTTGGCCAATCCGAACAATTTAACAAAGAAAAATTCGGCAGATGA
- a CDS encoding aminotransferase class I/II-fold pyridoxal phosphate-dependent enzyme, which produces MHLTDQTPGRTVVIDNREHLFFSGFAYLGVHRSAQFQALIAAGLGRYGSLFPSSRIANVQLSLYDELEHAFCALQGQQAAACFSSGYLAGQAAIRYGQTKGEVLYAPGTHPALQLPGAVVPTGDWAQWALERINQKPDHTYVIAADSVNPLTATVNDFSALQHINRKTLVIIDDSHGIGILGEDGEGIISYLPENPHLHYLVTASTGKAYSMEGGIITGKAADIAAIKRMPAFTASTPMMPALAYAWLNSQSIYAEARRKLEQNAQYFRDITLGMPQLTQAEALPMFILNGAQEVYDYLLHHETVISSFRYPSPDSPRLNRVVLSALHLQQDLETVAGLLKRYYSA; this is translated from the coding sequence ATGCACCTCACCGACCAGACACCCGGCCGCACCGTGGTAATCGACAATCGCGAACACCTTTTCTTTTCCGGATTCGCTTACCTCGGCGTGCATCGTTCAGCCCAGTTCCAGGCTTTAATAGCAGCAGGTTTGGGCAGATACGGCAGCCTGTTCCCATCCTCGCGCATTGCGAATGTTCAGTTGTCATTGTACGATGAGCTGGAGCATGCTTTTTGCGCGCTGCAGGGGCAACAGGCGGCGGCGTGTTTCAGTTCGGGCTACCTGGCGGGACAGGCGGCTATCCGGTACGGGCAAACGAAAGGGGAAGTATTGTATGCCCCGGGCACCCATCCTGCATTACAGTTGCCCGGGGCAGTAGTCCCAACGGGCGATTGGGCGCAATGGGCGTTGGAGCGCATCAACCAAAAACCGGATCACACCTATGTAATAGCCGCCGACAGTGTGAACCCGCTTACCGCCACGGTAAACGACTTCAGCGCGTTGCAACACATCAACCGTAAAACGTTGGTGATCATCGATGATTCACATGGAATTGGTATACTGGGTGAAGATGGCGAAGGCATAATATCCTATCTGCCCGAAAACCCACACTTGCATTACCTGGTAACTGCCTCTACGGGCAAGGCTTACAGTATGGAAGGCGGCATTATCACCGGTAAAGCCGCAGACATAGCCGCCATTAAACGCATGCCTGCTTTTACGGCCAGCACGCCCATGATGCCGGCACTTGCCTACGCATGGCTGAATAGTCAGTCCATTTATGCAGAGGCCAGACGTAAGCTGGAACAAAACGCGCAGTATTTCCGCGACATTACATTGGGAATGCCACAGTTGACGCAGGCGGAGGCATTACCCATGTTTATACTCAACGGCGCGCAGGAAGTGTACGACTACCTGTTACATCACGAAACCGTTATTTCCTCTTTCCGTTATCCATCGCCGGACAGTCCCCGTTTAAACCGTGTGGTGCTGTCGGCCCTGCACTTGCAGCAGGACCTGGAGACGGTAGCGGGTTTATTAAAACGATACTATTCTGCTTAA
- a CDS encoding TraB/GumN family protein: protein MLKKIIPLLLGLVGITQASHAQNSLLWKISGKGMTKPSYVFGTMHMICPDDYFMSESVKKAFKSADTVYMEMDMDDPMMMIKVGQLSQLPEGKTLDKIFTEKEYKELAAYMKANLKLDLALFNQFKPLVLTSLLTTKSFKCETPASYEMNFVEMASEQRKTILGLETPEQQISVFDAVDDRKEAEMIMKSIREKEKESVTFNKMITLYKKQDVNGLYKLMKETNEMDGFEEELLTKRNNNWVPAIRKVIGGKTQFFAVGALHLAGPHGVLTQLKAAGYTVTPVL, encoded by the coding sequence ATGCTTAAGAAAATTATTCCATTACTGTTAGGCCTGGTGGGCATTACACAAGCCAGTCATGCACAAAACTCACTGCTGTGGAAGATCAGCGGCAAGGGCATGACCAAGCCCTCGTACGTTTTCGGCACCATGCACATGATTTGTCCGGACGACTACTTCATGTCCGAATCGGTAAAAAAAGCCTTTAAAAGTGCCGATACTGTGTACATGGAAATGGACATGGACGACCCAATGATGATGATCAAAGTGGGACAACTGAGCCAATTGCCTGAAGGTAAAACGCTCGACAAAATCTTCACCGAAAAGGAATACAAGGAACTGGCCGCCTACATGAAGGCCAACCTGAAACTGGACCTGGCACTGTTTAACCAGTTTAAGCCGCTCGTCCTTACCAGCCTGCTCACCACCAAATCCTTCAAATGCGAAACGCCCGCCTCCTATGAAATGAATTTTGTAGAAATGGCTTCCGAGCAGCGCAAAACCATACTGGGACTGGAAACGCCCGAGCAGCAGATCAGCGTGTTTGACGCCGTAGACGATCGGAAGGAAGCGGAAATGATCATGAAAAGCATCCGGGAAAAAGAGAAAGAAAGTGTAACGTTTAACAAGATGATCACCCTGTACAAAAAGCAGGATGTAAACGGCTTGTACAAACTCATGAAAGAAACCAACGAAATGGACGGTTTCGAGGAAGAATTGCTCACCAAACGTAACAACAACTGGGTGCCGGCGATCCGGAAAGTGATCGGTGGCAAAACGCAGTTCTTTGCTGTAGGCGCTTTACACCTGGCGGGACCGCATGGCGTGCTTACACAATTAAAGGCCGCCGGTTATACGGTGACGCCGGTACTATAA
- a CDS encoding TraB/GumN family protein has translation MKKLLVIAALLMQAHVIMAQEALLWKVSGKDAKTSYLFASSIVCDNKVQLPVAVETAVTGADNVYFELPDRDDDTAFAGLTRLPAGDSLQRYFSREEYSLFKSFLARRLRIGLAGNEDFTPAFAYYTVRNMLTYCEVNTNYTNVIANLADAQNKPTFGLETTAEGLKAQLKIPPAVYTKLIMDIVYASGNITITRNQQMDLYKKQDIFGMYNAYIKGKELGGYEQIMLGDRNRKWLPVIKTAIARSSSFFCVGALQFGGEQGLIELLRKEGYTVTAIK, from the coding sequence ATGAAGAAACTGCTAGTGATAGCCGCCCTGCTGATGCAGGCGCATGTGATAATGGCGCAGGAAGCGTTGTTGTGGAAAGTGAGCGGCAAAGATGCCAAAACCTCGTACCTGTTTGCAAGCAGCATTGTGTGCGATAACAAAGTACAGCTGCCTGTAGCCGTAGAAACCGCCGTCACCGGTGCCGACAACGTTTATTTCGAACTGCCCGACCGCGACGACGATACGGCCTTTGCAGGTCTCACACGTTTGCCTGCCGGCGATTCGCTGCAACGTTATTTTTCAAGGGAAGAATACTCGTTGTTCAAATCATTCCTCGCCCGCAGGCTGCGCATCGGCTTAGCCGGTAACGAGGATTTCACCCCTGCTTTTGCTTACTACACCGTGCGTAACATGCTCACCTATTGCGAGGTGAATACCAACTATACAAACGTCATTGCCAACCTGGCCGATGCACAGAACAAACCCACTTTCGGCCTGGAAACCACGGCTGAAGGCCTGAAAGCGCAATTGAAAATACCTCCTGCCGTATATACTAAACTGATCATGGACATCGTATACGCATCCGGCAATATCACCATCACCCGCAACCAGCAGATGGACCTGTACAAGAAGCAGGACATTTTCGGCATGTACAACGCCTACATCAAAGGCAAAGAACTGGGCGGCTACGAGCAAATCATGCTGGGCGACCGGAACAGGAAATGGCTGCCTGTCATCAAAACCGCCATTGCCAGGTCGTCCAGCTTCTTTTGCGTGGGTGCATTGCAGTTTGGTGGCGAGCAAGGATTGATTGAGTTATTGCGGAAGGAAGGGTATACGGTGACGGCGATTAAATAG
- a CDS encoding isoaspartyl peptidase/L-asparaginase family protein: MKRCTGLLLFLFFGLKLWAAPADTTKYVLVIHGGAGTILKSQMTPEREKAYIKALEAALQAGYAILKKGGSSLDAVEAAVRVMEDSPLFNAGKGAVFTNEGRNEMDAAIMNGKTLEAGAVAGVTTIRNPITAARAVMEKSQHVMMMGPGAEKFAQQAGLEIVAPSYFYTEDRWRGLQRAKAQDSLKAQLDHADTSKRTGRLGIENHDYKFGTVGAVALDRSGNLAAATSTGGMTNKKFGRVGDAPIIGAGTYANNETCAISCTGWGEYFIRLSVAKTVSDLIEYRSLDIKSAADELIMKKVPALGGDGGLIALDKNGHMAWPFNTAGMYRGSVTADGKVAVRIYKE; this comes from the coding sequence ATGAAACGCTGTACCGGCTTGTTGTTGTTTCTCTTTTTCGGGTTGAAGTTGTGGGCCGCCCCCGCAGATACGACTAAGTACGTGTTGGTGATTCACGGCGGTGCAGGCACTATCCTCAAATCGCAGATGACGCCCGAACGGGAAAAGGCCTACATTAAAGCCCTGGAAGCCGCGTTGCAGGCTGGTTACGCCATCCTCAAAAAAGGCGGCAGCAGTCTCGATGCCGTAGAAGCCGCCGTGCGTGTGATGGAAGACTCGCCCCTGTTCAACGCCGGCAAAGGCGCCGTATTTACCAACGAAGGCCGCAACGAAATGGATGCCGCCATCATGAACGGCAAAACCCTGGAAGCCGGTGCTGTAGCAGGCGTTACCACCATCCGTAACCCGATTACCGCCGCCCGTGCCGTAATGGAGAAGTCGCAGCACGTGATGATGATGGGCCCGGGCGCCGAAAAGTTCGCCCAACAGGCGGGACTGGAAATTGTAGCTCCCTCTTATTTCTATACAGAAGATCGCTGGCGCGGCCTGCAACGGGCAAAGGCCCAGGACTCCCTGAAGGCGCAACTCGACCACGCCGATACGTCGAAGCGTACGGGCCGCCTGGGCATCGAGAACCACGATTACAAGTTCGGCACCGTTGGCGCAGTGGCGTTAGACCGGTCAGGCAACCTGGCCGCGGCCACGTCCACCGGCGGTATGACTAACAAAAAATTCGGCCGCGTAGGCGATGCACCGATTATCGGGGCGGGCACTTATGCGAACAACGAAACCTGCGCCATCTCCTGTACCGGCTGGGGAGAGTACTTTATTCGCCTCAGCGTCGCCAAAACCGTCAGCGACCTGATAGAATACCGCTCCCTTGACATCAAGTCCGCCGCGGACGAACTGATCATGAAAAAAGTGCCAGCCCTCGGTGGCGATGGCGGTTTGATCGCGCTGGATAAGAACGGTCATATGGCCTGGCCGTTTAATACGGCGGGGATGTACCGCGGGAGTGTGACGGCGGATGGGAAAGTGGCGGTTAGGATTTATAAGGAGTAG
- a CDS encoding translocation/assembly module TamB domain-containing protein, whose product MILLISILVNIPAVQNMLVHQVTKRLSTKLGTRVEIKHINLRLFNSMRMEGTYIEDRHKDTLLYAGALQVRITDWFFFKETPVLKFIGLEDATVNLVRHKGDSLWNYAFIADAFAGPSASPKKKQQASFSVDLKNVDLQRVKFNFIDRWRGEDMYLYSNRILLDAQKLDLTGKNIWIQSLELDQPSFVISSYPASRPKRTTPLPATVAAPPDTGTVIPGLQWNPDRWNLLVRSLRIENGTFGVDNRRGDTLVPSDEGYFDPGHIRFEKINLSLSNTQFKDDSIFSDLKLRTRERSGFEVKQLDCRFKMSPVQMEFSNLDLRTENSQLGDYFAMEYSDFSDFADFVDAVTMRANFKKTRLSSDDIAYFAPALKDWNTEIRFSGSARGPVSNLRADSMSVQGGKATKLAGSFQMRGLPNIDETFIDFQATELITNGADLRQFLPILKTTTAVRTDLITHLRFQGSFSGLVNNFVAYGKFQTNLGNLDTDINFKTSGDVPVYSGNVLADNFNVGILLDNNIVSTVSMDAKVNGAGFNFQTLKAAVDANIRSIGLNNYLYQNIKTKGEMNRKFFNGSLNIADPNLDMDFAGTIDFNNALPIFDFDAEIRNSDLKALKLTKDSITLQAKADLNFAGSNIDNFDGMARLYDLSLLKNNSRVEFDSLVVRTDIENNQKALRIKGSEVDGYVTGNYSFMELPYAFQLFLNKYYPSYFKVPEGNPPAQDFRFAFQFGEVDKLIRAFNDDISGLNQTKVEGALNTATGSFTINAHVPFAQYDVYGVRDLVLKSNGDFNKINLSTQLGQVLYKDSTIFNNPLILASSSHDTSYVQIDMKAEDTTSLDGFYARVVTVKEGVKVNFLNSSFTVNNRQWQMEPGNEVYWSKDFLTVNNLRITRNNQSITIQTNEFNPDDSRFDIIIKDLNLADIIPPQLTTTRIEGLANGNIAVVDPFNHLTINTDLTTSQLRVANDSIGVVTIKGDYDIKQGLTGVEIKADNALADFLVQGNIGLTKDNKDLDVTIVANNSSISLLNQYLSDYVSNLTGYANGKIEIRGTTDKPSFTGNMRIDSVGVKVNYLGTYYRIPTLNVKNIDDAFIEMDPFQMIDKFGNTARANGFISHENFKNLRFEFDIFSPKFLFLNTTAADSDLYYGDILANARVYFEGPLDNLQLRVQARPLLGSHFYLPISDSKTIGKYEFISFKSYGKTEAVKKKKSNVKLNVRLDIAATPDAQIDVILDATTGDQISANGTGNLQLNVNLDGDFTMFGNYIINNGTYNFIFQRLARWKFDIQKNSTITWNGEPTEAKMNITAKYSLPKVSLYNLIDRGGGTQQTSTTDQLATRQEKVDININLRGALMQPVIDYSIELPDAGSLAYGSAVAAKLKEINQDQSKALLQVTALLAAGQFWSDEGLGGTASVSTTGKNSIGQALSAQASAILNNASSALLKNSGIGFNVNYTAYNFGLQESSYDRNLVSAGITKNLLNNRIRLYVGGNYDWGRQSANANSEHLAGDFRVEYLLTEDGRVRMNAFTRSDYDVYTLGNRNRGGVGISYVRDFNKVRELFHPVQRPRRPLPDSSRRREAIRQEVEDSLKQRQ is encoded by the coding sequence TTGATACTGCTTATCAGTATTCTCGTGAATATTCCCGCCGTACAAAACATGCTCGTACACCAGGTGACCAAACGTTTGTCGACGAAACTGGGCACCCGGGTGGAGATCAAACATATCAACCTTCGCCTGTTCAACAGCATGCGGATGGAAGGCACGTACATCGAAGATCGCCACAAAGACACGTTACTATACGCCGGCGCACTGCAGGTAAGGATTACAGACTGGTTTTTCTTCAAGGAAACACCGGTGCTGAAGTTCATCGGGCTGGAAGATGCCACGGTTAACCTGGTACGCCATAAGGGCGACAGCCTCTGGAACTACGCCTTTATTGCAGATGCGTTTGCAGGCCCCTCCGCATCGCCGAAAAAGAAACAACAGGCCAGCTTTTCGGTCGACCTGAAGAATGTGGACCTGCAACGGGTGAAATTCAATTTCATCGACCGCTGGCGAGGGGAAGACATGTACCTCTACTCCAACCGTATTTTGCTGGATGCACAAAAGCTGGACCTCACGGGCAAAAATATCTGGATACAGTCGCTGGAACTGGACCAACCCTCATTTGTTATTTCCAGTTACCCAGCCTCCAGGCCGAAACGTACTACGCCCTTGCCAGCCACGGTAGCGGCGCCACCGGATACAGGCACCGTCATACCCGGGCTGCAATGGAACCCGGACAGATGGAACTTGCTGGTACGATCGCTGCGCATTGAGAACGGCACGTTCGGCGTAGACAACCGGCGGGGAGACACACTGGTACCGTCCGACGAAGGTTACTTCGACCCAGGGCACATCCGGTTTGAGAAGATCAATCTTTCCCTTTCCAACACACAATTCAAAGACGATAGCATTTTTTCCGACCTGAAGCTGCGCACCCGCGAACGGAGCGGCTTCGAGGTAAAGCAACTGGATTGCCGGTTTAAGATGTCGCCCGTGCAAATGGAGTTTTCCAACCTCGACCTGCGCACGGAAAACAGTCAGCTCGGCGACTATTTCGCCATGGAGTACAGCGACTTCAGCGACTTTGCCGATTTTGTCGATGCAGTAACCATGCGCGCCAACTTCAAAAAGACCCGCCTCTCCTCCGACGACATCGCCTATTTTGCTCCTGCATTGAAAGACTGGAATACCGAAATCCGTTTTAGCGGCAGTGCGCGCGGGCCAGTGAGCAACCTGCGGGCCGACAGTATGAGCGTACAGGGCGGCAAAGCCACCAAACTGGCCGGTAGCTTCCAGATGCGCGGCTTGCCGAACATCGACGAAACCTTTATCGACTTCCAGGCAACAGAGTTGATTACCAACGGCGCCGATTTGCGACAGTTCCTCCCGATACTCAAAACCACCACCGCCGTACGTACCGACCTGATCACCCACCTGCGATTCCAGGGGTCATTCAGCGGACTGGTTAACAACTTTGTAGCTTACGGAAAGTTCCAGACCAACCTGGGCAACCTGGATACGGATATCAACTTCAAAACCAGCGGCGATGTGCCGGTATATTCCGGTAATGTGCTGGCAGATAACTTTAACGTGGGTATACTGCTCGATAACAATATCGTCAGCACCGTGAGTATGGATGCTAAAGTAAATGGCGCCGGCTTCAACTTCCAGACTTTAAAAGCAGCCGTGGACGCCAACATCCGGAGTATCGGCCTCAATAATTACCTGTACCAGAACATTAAAACGAAAGGCGAAATGAACCGTAAGTTCTTCAACGGTTCCCTCAATATTGCCGACCCGAACCTGGACATGGACTTCGCTGGTACCATTGACTTCAACAACGCACTGCCCATATTTGACTTCGACGCTGAGATCCGTAACAGTGATCTGAAAGCACTGAAGCTCACCAAGGACTCGATCACCCTGCAAGCCAAGGCCGACCTGAACTTCGCCGGTAGCAACATCGATAACTTCGATGGAATGGCGCGTTTGTATGATCTGTCTCTCCTTAAGAACAACAGCCGCGTGGAGTTTGACTCGCTCGTGGTAAGAACAGATATTGAAAACAACCAGAAGGCCCTGCGCATCAAGGGCAGCGAGGTGGATGGCTACGTAACGGGCAACTACAGTTTTATGGAACTTCCTTATGCATTTCAGCTGTTCCTGAATAAGTACTACCCTAGCTATTTCAAGGTGCCCGAAGGCAATCCTCCTGCACAGGACTTCCGTTTTGCATTCCAGTTCGGGGAGGTAGATAAACTTATAAGGGCCTTCAACGATGATATTTCGGGGCTGAATCAAACTAAAGTAGAGGGAGCGCTTAACACCGCCACGGGAAGCTTTACCATCAACGCCCACGTGCCTTTCGCGCAATACGACGTGTATGGTGTGCGGGACCTGGTACTGAAAAGTAATGGCGATTTTAACAAGATCAACCTCAGCACACAGTTGGGCCAGGTACTGTATAAAGACAGCACCATCTTTAATAACCCGCTGATACTCGCCAGTTCCAGCCACGATACCTCGTACGTGCAGATCGATATGAAAGCCGAAGATACCACCTCGCTCGATGGCTTCTATGCCCGCGTGGTCACCGTAAAAGAAGGCGTGAAAGTTAACTTCCTTAATAGTTCCTTCACCGTAAATAACCGCCAGTGGCAAATGGAACCTGGAAATGAAGTGTATTGGAGTAAAGATTTCCTGACGGTAAATAATCTGCGCATCACCCGCAATAACCAGAGCATCACCATACAAACCAACGAGTTTAACCCGGACGACAGCCGGTTCGATATCATCATTAAAGACCTGAACCTCGCCGATATTATTCCCCCGCAGCTTACCACAACCCGTATCGAAGGGTTGGCGAACGGTAACATCGCAGTAGTAGATCCATTTAATCATCTCACGATAAATACGGACCTTACCACCAGTCAGCTGCGCGTAGCCAACGATTCCATCGGCGTCGTGACCATTAAAGGCGATTACGACATTAAGCAGGGATTGACCGGCGTGGAGATCAAGGCGGATAATGCTTTGGCCGACTTCCTCGTGCAGGGTAATATTGGTCTTACGAAAGATAACAAGGACCTGGATGTGACCATCGTAGCCAACAACTCCTCCATCTCTTTGCTGAACCAGTACCTGAGCGATTATGTGAGCAACCTTACCGGGTATGCAAACGGGAAGATAGAGATACGAGGCACGACGGATAAGCCATCTTTTACGGGTAACATGCGAATAGACAGTGTGGGCGTAAAGGTGAATTATCTCGGCACCTACTATCGTATTCCAACGCTGAACGTAAAAAATATTGATGATGCCTTTATCGAGATGGACCCGTTCCAGATGATCGATAAGTTCGGCAATACGGCCAGGGCCAACGGTTTTATCAGCCATGAGAACTTTAAGAATCTGCGTTTTGAGTTCGACATCTTTTCACCGAAATTCCTGTTCCTTAATACAACCGCTGCCGACAGCGACCTGTATTATGGCGATATTCTTGCCAATGCACGCGTATACTTTGAAGGTCCGCTGGATAACCTGCAGCTGCGCGTACAGGCCCGCCCCCTGTTAGGCTCGCACTTCTACCTGCCTATTTCTGATAGCAAAACCATTGGCAAATACGAGTTCATCTCCTTTAAAAGCTATGGCAAAACAGAAGCCGTGAAAAAGAAGAAGAGCAACGTAAAACTGAACGTACGCCTGGATATTGCCGCCACGCCAGACGCGCAGATCGATGTAATACTCGACGCCACCACCGGCGACCAGATATCCGCCAACGGTACGGGCAACCTGCAGTTAAACGTAAACCTGGACGGCGACTTTACCATGTTCGGCAACTACATTATTAATAACGGTACCTATAACTTCATTTTCCAACGACTGGCCCGCTGGAAGTTCGATATTCAAAAGAACAGCACCATTACCTGGAACGGTGAGCCGACCGAAGCGAAGATGAACATCACCGCTAAGTACTCGCTGCCAAAAGTGAGCCTGTACAACCTCATCGATCGCGGCGGTGGCACCCAGCAAACCAGCACCACCGACCAACTGGCTACCCGCCAGGAGAAGGTGGACATCAACATTAACCTGCGCGGCGCGCTCATGCAGCCCGTTATCGACTACTCGATCGAACTGCCGGATGCCGGCTCACTCGCCTATGGCAGTGCCGTAGCAGCGAAACTGAAAGAGATTAACCAGGACCAGAGTAAAGCCTTGTTACAGGTAACCGCCTTGCTGGCTGCCGGACAGTTCTGGTCGGACGAGGGGCTGGGTGGTACCGCGTCCGTATCTACCACCGGTAAAAACAGTATCGGCCAGGCCCTTAGCGCCCAGGCTTCCGCGATATTGAACAATGCCTCCAGCGCCCTGTTGAAAAACAGCGGCATCGGGTTTAATGTGAACTACACCGCTTACAACTTCGGCTTGCAGGAAAGCTCCTACGACCGTAACCTCGTAAGCGCCGGTATTACCAAAAACCTGTTGAACAACCGTATCCGTTTGTACGTAGGTGGTAACTATGACTGGGGACGCCAGTCTGCCAACGCTAACAGTGAGCACCTGGCCGGCGACTTCCGGGTGGAGTACCTGCTTACCGAAGACGGCCGCGTGCGTATGAACGCCTTCACCCGCAGCGACTACGATGTATACACCCTCGGCAACCGTAACCGCGGTGGCGTGGGCATTTCGTATGTGCGCGACTTTAATAAGGTGCGGGAGCTGTTCCACCCTGTGCAACGCCCCCGACGTCCGCTACCCGATAGTAGCCGTCGCAGGGAAGCGATCCGCCAGGAAGTGGAGGATTCGTTGAAACAGCGGCAGTAG